Genomic segment of Gloeocapsa sp. PCC 7428:
TGAGTAAGCAAGATGCGGGGTAGTTTCATAATGTTGATCGGGTAAATACTGTTTTGATGCTTATATCTTACGCAAGTGACTTACGTAATAGTGGTTGAATGCTAAGTAAGGCAACAAGGCTAAAACCAAATAATACTAGCAACGCTCCACCAAAAGTAATTGTTCCCCAAGGTGCTTGCATAACAATACTACTCAAGTTCCAATCGCTGTGAGTATAAAGATAGCGAATCGGTTCGATCGCATAACTCAAAGGATTCAGCGTTGCCACAACTTGCAACCACTTAGGCATAAAAGACAGGGGCGCTAACGCCGTACTTGCAAAAAGTAAAGGCAAGTTTGTTACGAAAATAACAGCGATTAATTCAATATGACCAGGTAACGCAAAAGCCAAGCCTAAGCTTAATGCAGTAACGCCTAAAGCCAGTAAAAAGACAACTAAGGTAATCACACCCAATCCTGTAATATCAGGTAGCCCAGCCCCTAGAAACGCTGCTGCGGCAACAATGACAGCCGCTTGCAGTAAACTTTGAGTAATAATAAAAATTGCTGAAGCTAAAACAATCGAGAATCGAGACGCCAGAGGTGCGACGAGCAAGCGATTGAGAAAGCCAAACTCGCGGTCAAACATCACTGGTAATCCGGCATTGAGCGCACCCGCAAAAGCAGTAAAAACAATCACACCAGCACCTAGAAATTGCGCATAACTTTGACTATTGCCAAACAATCCTTGCGGTGCGTTTTGAAACAGTGCGCCAAATAAGATAAGCCACATCACTGGCTGAATAATACCAGCAATTAACGTTGAGGGACGTCGCTGTAACTGAATAAACAGCCGACGTGTTAGCGCTAATGTCTCCTGAACTAATTCATTCAAGATCGAGGTAGCACCAGTATCAATTTGCGGTGATGCTACTTGCTGCCAGTCGATTTCAGATTTTGGAGGTGTAACAGTACGACTCATAATAATTTTAGATTTAGGATTATGAAGAAGGATTTAGGGATCGGGGATCAGAGGTCAGAGGTCGGAGAAAAAGTACGCGATCGCCGTTTAGCTTTAAGCTCCAAGATATATTCATCATTTTCTTAAAATCTACCCTGACCCCTGACCTCTGACCTCTGTTTTCATCGCATATTCTGCTTGCGTTCTGCCTTGAGATCGCGGCTTCCTGCTGCGGCAAGTTCAGCATCCATTAATGTTCTTCCCGTCGCAGCTAGGTACACATCATCTAAGCTAGGGCGCGACTGGGCAATACCAAAAATGGGTAAACCTGCGGAGTTGAGCGATTGCTGAACAGCGCTTAAGGCATTATTTTGTGGCGTAACGACTAAATTGAGCGAATTGCCTTGAGCGCTATTGATAATTACTTCTTGCACAAAAGGTAAGTTTTCGAGCAAGTTCTTTGCTTTACTCGCTTCTTCTTCTGGAGAAAACTCGCGAATGCGGAGCGTAATGCGATCGCCGCCGACGCGATCTTTTAATTCTGAAGGAGTTCCTACCGCAATCACCTTACCGCGATCAATAATTGCAACGCGGTCTGCTAAAGCGTCAATTTCTTCCAAATAATGACTTGTAATTAATACTGTTGTCCCTGCTTCCCGAATGCGGCGCAAGAAATTCCAAACGATAAACCGACTTTCGATATCAAGTCCTGCTGTAGGTTCATCTAAAACTAGGACATCTGGGGCATGAAGTAATCCCGCAGCAAGGTCTAAACGCTTGCGAATGCCTCCTGAATACGTTCCTGTGCGCTTGTCCGCCCATTCTTCTAAACCTAGTAGATTAATGACAGTCTCAATTCTTTCTTTGGCGGCTGCCTTGGGCAGATGATACAGCGCTGCTTGTAGTTGCAATAATTCGCGTCCGGTAAGTATTTTATCTAGTGCGACTTCCTGAGCGACATAACCTAATTTTTTTCTAGCTTCTCTAGGAGAGTCTACAACTGAGATTCCTGATACAGCAATGTGCCCTGCATCAGGTTTAGCAAGCGTACATAAAATGCGTAGCGTTGTTGTTTTTCCTGCGCCATTGGGACCTAAGATTCCAAAGATTTCTCCTGGTTCAACTTGAAAGGAGATATCTTTAACAGCTTCGGTTGAGCCGTAGCGTTTCTTTAAATTTTCGATTAAAACCGCAGGAGCCATAAGTTATATCTCTGCTGGAAAAAAGATACAATTCTATACAATCCTCATTTCTATTTTAAGCCCTGATTGCGGTTGAGATCGCGATTGTTATAAATTCAAAAATTCAAGGTGGGCTTTTGCCCACCTTTTGATTATTGTCCGCTAAATGCCATAACAGCAGTCGTGACTTGATGCGTAATTGGCAAGCTATCGATCACCATGCCCGCACAAAGTAGCATCATATAAAGAATCGAGTAGAGAAACAGCGATCGCGCTTGTTGTTGGTTGCTCGGATCGTGGAGTAATGCCCAAGCTTTTTTAATAAAGATACTCCCCAATACCAAGGCGATACCGGCGTAGACAATCCCTGATACGTGCAACGGATAAACAAGGAGTAGCGTAGTAGGAATCAATATCAGCGTATATAACCAAATTTGCCGAGTTGTTGCTGTATCGCCCGCAATTACAGGTAACATAGGCACTCCAACTTTGGCATAGTCATCGCGGATCATGAGTGCTAGCGCCCAAAAATGTGGTGGAGTCCACAGAAATACGATCGCAAAGATTACCCAAGCAGGTAAACCTAATGAATCCGTAACCGCTGCCCAGCCGACTAGCGCGGGAATGGCTCCTGCGGCACCACCAATCACGATATTTTGTGTCGTATGGCGTTTGAGTAAGTGGGTATAAATGCCGACATAGAAAACAATGCCTGACATTGCTAACAATGCGCTGAGCAAGTTGGCAAATACGGCAAGTAAGGTAAAAGAAATCACTGCTAGTGCGATCGCAAAAATCAGTGCATCGCGTGGTTGGACTCGTCCTGATGGTAGAGGACGATGGCGAGTGCGCTCCATGTCATAATCGATGTCACGATCGTAGATGCAGTTAATTGTTTGTGCTGCGCCAGCTGCGAAAGTTCCACCGCTTAAGGTTGCCACGAGCAATACAGGGTCTACTTTTCCCTGCGATGCAATCCACATACTCGCAGCCGTTGTAATGAGTAAAAGTGGAATAATTCTTGGCTTCGTTAGCTGGTAATAGCTTTGAATCACTTGAAAAAAGTTTTGATGATGGCGCGAGACACTCGTCTCAATCATATTTGCACCAGTTCCTTACTGTTGAAACAACACACAGCCAACGAGCAAGCAAATTTTGCACAGGCAGAAATTGCCTTTGTTAACAAAATTGCTGTTTGCGCTTCTGTTGGCTGCAATTTTATAAATTTGATGGTTCAGTCGTGGGGATGGCAATACTGCTTGTTGCGCGATCGCGTAAGCCCAGTACGGTAAAAACAACGAGCGATCCCAGCAAAACAGCACCGACAACTTGGTGCGCTACTGTGAGTGGCTCGACTTGCAGGTGCAAGCGGAAGGTCGCTATCCCTAATAAGATTTGTAAAAAGAGCAAGCCACCTGCCATATTAGCAAGTTGCCGTAAAGCTGGATGCAATGCCGGAGTTCGCCACGCGAAAAAGACAACCGCAATAATTGCTAGTGTGGACGGAATAACACCACCGATATGACTATACATGACGCTACATAAGGCGTTACCCGCAAAACACTGATGCAGCGCCCAGCGCGATGCGACTAATGCGCCCATCAAGCTTTGTAGATAAACGGCAATTGCAGCAATCAAACCTATCCAAGGCAAGTTTCCTGCTGTACCAGTACCTTGATAGCGAACGAGTGTGCTGCCGATCGCCAGTAGCGTGATAAAAAACAACAGTGCCGTACCTAAGTGCGCTGTGACAATATCAAATCGCAATAGTTCGGTGACAGTTAGTCCGCCGAGAACGCCTTGGAAGACAACTAAACCAAGTGCAAACGTTGCTGCCCAAGGAAGCCACTGCGGTAATACACGACGGTTCCACCACGACAAACTCGCGAGGGCGATCGCACCCAAACCTACCATGGCTGCGTCCAAACGATGAAACCACTCCAGAAAAACTTGGAAATTCATTTGTTTTGTCGGGACAAGCTCGCCGTAGCACAAAGGCCAATCGGGACAAGCAAGCCCAGCATTCATTACGCGGGTGGCACTACCGATTGCCATCAAAATTAAGGTCGCGATCGCAATTTTCCATACGAGCCGCCGGATTCGTTCTTTTGGCTGCGACTGCTCACCACCCGTTACAGTTTGTTGATGCAGGACGGATTCGGTCATGAACGATACCTTCTGCCTGATTGAAAGCTATTAAAGTTAACGTTTTTGTGATTATCTGCTCATTTCCACGCTAGCGCATTACCGACAGAAAATGAGCTACATTGAGCTTTGACTGTGATTGATGATTATCCTATGTCGTATAAAAATTGCAATTGACAACTTGTTAAAGTTTGCTTATGTCAATGACGTCAATAAGTAACACAATTTACATTGCTTAACATCTGCCACAGGTCATACTAGAGAAAGATGCTTGGGAAACCTTATTAAGCGATCCCAAAGAAATTAGTAAAAAAAACGTTTTTTGGCTCGACGGTAGTTTGTCCCTACACTACCGTGGTAGATAAGCAGAGCTAACAATAGAAGTAAAGTCACTAAATAGCTAAACCGTGAACATTCCATCCTCGATCTGGACCTTACTCGTTGGTATAGTCGTTACCACAGTCAGCCTTTGGTACGGTCAGAATCATGGTCTATTGCCAACCCCAGCATCAGACGAAGCTGAGTTAGTAGATGGGCTATTCAATGCGATGTTGACCATCTCCACAGGTTTGTTTCTCATTGTGGAAGGTGCCTTAATCTACTCTGCGATTCGCTATCGTCGTCGTCCTGGTGACGATTCTGATGGACCACCAGTGTTCGGCAATATTCCACTAGAAATTTTATGGACGGCAGTACCGGCTATTATTGTTATTGGAATTGCAATTTACAGCTTTGATGTCTATAACTCGATTGGTGGGTTTAGTCCGCATGGCGTCCACGATGCCCCAATCGAAGAACAAGCAGTCAAAATGCCAGGAGCCGCGATCGCCGCAACGCTGAGTGATACACCGCCAAGCACAGATACTAACCTCAACCAGGAAAAATCTGATGCGGCAATGCAAGACCCAGCAACCGCAGCAGTTCGCAACGCTGACCAAATCCCCCAAAGAAGAAATGCACCAGGTGTTGGCGTTGTTTCTCCCACAATTGGTGCAAGCCCTGATAAAGAAGGAACGCCCCCAGCACTAACGGTTAACGTCACAGGATTGCAGTACGCGTGGATCTTCACCTATCCCGATACAGGAATTACAACAGGTGAATTACACGTTCCCGTAGGGCGCGAAGTTCAAATCAGCATGACAGCAAACGATGTGATTCATGCTTTTTGGGTACCAGAATTACGCCTAAAGCAAGATGCGATTCCTGGTAGACAGTCAGAAATTCGCTTTACACCAAAAATTGTAGGTGAGTATAAGCTAATCTGTGCTGAACTTTGCGGTCCATACCACGGTGCGATGAATACGCAATTTGTCATTGAGACACCAGAAGCATTTGAGCAATGGCAACAAGAGCAACAAGTCGCCAGTCTCGATTCGCAGCAGCTCGTTGCAGTTAATTCAGCAGATTTATCTCCCGCAGAATTTTTAGCTCCTTACGTTAGTGATTTGGGCATTCAGCCAGAAATGCTCCACCAAGTCCATCACACTCATCATTAAAGGTGTTAGGGGTTAAATATCATACCCCCTACTCCCTACTTTCTACTTCCTCTTTCGTCATGACACAAGCACAGCTACAAGAAAGCGCTAACATTTCTGCCCTAAGTGAGGAACCAGGGGTAAGAAAATGGCGCGATTACTTCAGCTTTAATACCGATCACAAAGTCATCGGCATTCAATACCTCGTCACAACGTTTATCTTTTACTGTATCGGTGGTGTTTTAGCTGACTTAGTACGAACCGAACTCAAAACACCAGAAACAGATTTTGTCAGTCCAGAAGTCTACAACAGCTTATTTACGCTCCACGCGACGATTATGATTTTCCTGTGGATCGTACCCGCAGGCGCTGGATTTGCGAATTATCTCATCCCCCTGATGATCGGGGCGAAGGATATGGCATTTCCACGCTTGAACGCGGTTGCCTTTTGGATGATTCCACCTGCTGGACTATTACTGATCAGCAGCTTATTGATTGGTGACGCCCCCGATGCGGGTTGGACGTCCTATCCACCGTTAAGTTTGGTAACGGGACAGGTAGGCGAAGCGATCTGGATTATGAGCGTCCTGTTGCTGGGAACCTCATCAATTCTGGGCGCAATTAACTTTCTAGTGACCATCTGGAAAATGCGCATCCCAGGAATGACGGTTAATCAAATGCCGTTGTTTTGTTGGTCAATGATTGCGACTTCCGCAATTACATTGCTTTCGACTCCTGTACTCGCCGGTGCGTTAATTCTGTTGGCATTCGATTTACTCGCAGGTACAACGTTTTTTAATCCAACTGGTGGCGGCGATCCAATTGTTTACCAGCATATGTTCTGGTTTTATTCGCACCCAGCGGTTTACATCATGATTTTGCCCTTCTTCGGGCTAATTTCCGAAGTTTTGCCTGTCCACGCGCGTAAACCAGTCTTTGGTTATCAAGCGATCGCTTATTCGAGTTTGGCAATTAGCTTCTTGGGCTTAATCGTCTGGGCGCACCATATGTTTACCAGTGGTATCCCTGGTTGGTTGCGGATGTTCTTTATGATCACAACGATGATCATCGCTGTACCCACAGGGATCAAAGTTTTTAGCTGGGTCGCTACGGTTTGGGGTGGCAAGTTACGCTTGAATAGTGCGATGCTCTTTGCCATGGGCTTTGTCGGAACGTTTGTAATCGGTGGAATTAGCGGCGTTATGTTAGCTGCTGTACCCTTTGATATTCACGTTCATGATACGTATTTTGTTGTAGCTCACCTGCACTACGTTCTTTTTGGCGGTAGTGTTTTAGGCATCTTTGCGGGTCTATACCACTGGTTTCCCAAAATGACAGGGCGAATGCTCAATGAGTTTTGGGGTAAAGTTCACTTTGCACTCACTATCGTGGGCTTAAATATGACCTTCTTGCCGATGCACAAGTTGGGCATGATGGGTATGAACCGCCGAATTGCGGTATACGATCCTAAATTTGAAACGCTCAATTTCATCTGCACGATGGGTTCTTATCTGCTTGCCGTTTCTACTTTTCCATTCATTATTAACGCGATTTGGAGTTGGATGTACGGTCCGAAAGCAGGTAACAACCCTTGGCAAGCACTCACCTTAGAGTGGATGACAACTTCACCACCAGCCATCGAGAATTTTGACAAACTACCTGTTCTAGCAACCGGACCTTATGATTACGGTATGAGTAACGGTGACGATGAAGAAGTGGAAAATGTACCCTTCTCAGATGAAAAAGAACCTGCTTTAGCAGCTGGTCCTAATTCAGCGTTACGTGCTGATCCCGATCCGAAGGTTGCTGCTAACCCAGAAGACCGTAAGTAACTCGATGAATTGTGAGGGATAATTATGAGTCGCTCACAATTCATTACCCGTACATTTGTTATTTAATGAAATCATGCAAAGTCAAACAATTGACCCAGCAAAAACAGCGCTTAACTATCACCACACTGAAGCCGCAGCGCATCACGAAGAACATCCAGACCATCGCATTACTGGACTCATTATGTTTCTAGTTGCTGAAGGAATGATTTTTTTCGGTATGTTTGGTGCTTACTTGGCTTTTCGCTCGGTGCTACCATCATGGCCACCAGAAGGAACACCAGACTTAGAACTGCTGCTACCTGGAGTCAATACTATAATTCTAATTTCCAGTAGTTTTGTGATTCACAATGCGGACACAGCAATTAAAAAAAATGACGTGTCTGGAATGCGTACGTGGTTAGCAATTACTGCGGCGATGGGCGCAATCTTCTTAGCCGGACAGCTTTACGAATACAGTAATTTGGAGTTTGGTCTCACGACCAATTTATTCGCTAGTGCGTTTTATGTTCTCACTGGCTTCCATGGATTGCACGTATTTATTGGACTCGTTGCAATTTTGGCAGTGTTGTGGCGATCGCGCGTTGCGGGTCACTATTCAAGTGAGAAACACTTTGGTGTAGAAGCAGCAGAAATCTATTGGCACTTTGTTGATGTTGTCTGGATTGTCCTATTTGGACTGCTGTACATCCTCTAAGTCATATTGGTAATCGTTTTTACTAGTCCCTAAGCACTTGCAAAACCCCTTTCTGGGGTTTTTTATTTGTCAATATGGATACTGTAGCGGTTAGCGATTTCTTCTGTTAGCTGTTAGCTTCATTAAAAGCCTTACAAGGTAACAGATTTACTCAATAGACTTGTTCTCACCTGAATGCGTCTTGCTATAACTGCTACTATACTGTGTAAACATCTTCTTCCGGCAGTCTATCAAACAAACTTTGTTCTTTCAGAATAATGTGATTGTTGCCATCAATGGCAATCTTCCCCTGTTCTTGCAGTTTTCCTAACAATCGCGTGATTGTGACTCTGGTTGTTGAACAAGCTTCGGCTAATTCTTGATGCGTGAACCGGACGCTTAAACGAGTTCCTTGAGGAGTTGGTTGCCCAACCTCGTGTTTTAGTAGCTGTAATAATTGCTCAAAACGATCTTTAACGCGTCTTTGCCCAAAAATAGCTAACAAAGCTTCGGTCTGCTGTAATCTTTGGTTGATTCGCGGTAAAACATTTGCAGCTAGCAACGGCGATGCGGCGAGTTCGCTAAAAGAATAACAGAGTAACTGAACTTGGGAAAGCGCGCTAGCTTGATACGTATGCAGCGAAGTTAGCTCGACTCCAAATGGCATTCCAGGTCCTGCTAAGCCAACGACTACCTCTTCCCCAGTTTCGCTCAAAGTGCTTAGTTTCACAATTCCTTGGTGGACTTGCCAAATCATTTGCGGTTTGAGTGGTATGAGTTCGCCCTTCAAATAAACAAACTTACGGCGATCGCCTGTTAAATCACTCACTTTTTCTTCGATTGGCTCTATCAAAGGCTGATCTTCAGCAGTTGGACTCCGGTGAATACATACTTGCATTCGGCTTTTCTTACCTTCGTTGTCTATTGCGATCGCGATTGTGAGTGCGACTTTTAATGGTTCGCTATTACGCGGGCAAAGATTCACTGTCCACTCGATTGATTCTTCTACCTGCTGCGGTTGCATCAACTTGCTATAAAGTGCTTGTCTGTCGTTTTCAACAACAAACATCAGAAATGATTTGCCGACTAAAAAGCGCTGCGATACGTTCAACAGTTTAGCCGCCGCCCGATTAGCTTCCTCGATCCTTCCCGATTTATCTGTAATGATGTAACCCTCAGAAGCAAAATCAAAGAGTTCTCGATAGCGTCGAAGCTGTAATTCTAGTGCTGTTCGTGTCGCTATCAATTCTTCATTCTTTCGTTGTAACTCATCTACCGTTACCTGTAACTCTTCAGAAATAATGCCCAGATTCGTTAGCGCGATCGGTAACATTTCTTTTGGAATTTCTGTTCCATTGTTCAATCGACACAAGCTTTCTATTTGTGTGTGGATTTGTTTAGCAAATTTATCTACATTCACGCGCTGCCTCCAACCGTGATGGTAATCTAGCTTGCAGGATAAATAATTTTTTGTGGCTTGACATTCTCCCAAGTGGAGATTTGTCGTTTGAAGTAGCGAAAGCGTTACAAAATTTAGAATAACTATTTTTCTCTCACATCTTGCACTTGGTGGTTGAAACCGCCGCCAGACAGACAAAACCCTTAGTTTCTCGTCAGTTTGCGCAGACAGACTTCGTTCTTATAGCCGCGAATTTTATTTGCTAAGGCTTGGTGCAAGATTTGAGTTTCTCGAAGGTGAGGTTACTAGTAAAGTGCGCATGTAAAAATACTCAAAATAATTTCTGTATTTTTGAGGAACGCACGCGACTAACACCAAAACCCTTCTTTAGGAAGATGATTTAAATCAGCATTTGATTTTTTGTGACCTAAGACTTCGCCTGAGTAAGATTATTTATCATCAATCGTAAATTTCTCAAAGATTGCTATTTTTTTCTTAAGTAACTAGCCCCAAAATTTCAAAAAAATATGTTCGTTCGTCGAGTAATGCTGACTTTATCGACTTAACTATATTTTATAGTAAAATCAATTTCGAGTTTATAAAATCTAGATGAATGATTGATTGTGAAAGTATAATCTTTACTTCTGATAATCAGCAGTTCCTACCATTTAAAATAGTGAATTATAGCGATTTTTTCAATCGTTATATTTTGCGTATAAGATTTGAGAACTAAAAGTTCACTCACTAAAGTATTCAGAGTAATATATAAATGTAGTATCTATAATTTTGTGTAGTTGACTATTATTATTTAGAGTAATTATTGTTTATATATAATATAGTTAATGAATCTTTTCTTATAATTCAGTCAAAAATATGAGCGAGTATAAAATTCATGATGAATACAGCTTGGCAGAAGCAGCTGACAGACTGGGAGAAAGAGCAATGGAACTAGGAATCATTTCTAGTTTTGTAGTGCGGCACTTCCCTGATAGCAGGCAATATTACATTCCCAATGAAAATGAATCCGAGCCACTTACTCCAGAAGAAGCTTATATGAAGTTGAAAAAACTCGTTGAATCAGCAGAAGCAGGAGCTTGAGTTGATTGCGACCCACACAAAACTGGTCTGTTGAGGAGTTTCGCAACTAGTTGTAGGTTTACTTCTGATTTTTTTCAGTGGCGAGGGCGTTTCTTTGACACTTTTAACACGGGTAGTGCTTGATGCGAGCTACTACTACTAGGTGGTAAGTAACGCGGTGTATTCACTGATTCTGTTGGATAAGGGCGCTGCTGTAACAACCACCAGCGTAAGCCAATCGCTATTCCTACAGTTACCAATCCAAACGCAAACAAAGACCAGCGATCGCCTAATCCACCAATAACAGCATCTACCGCTCCCATTGTCACCAATATACTGGGTAGCGGCTCTTTACGGTATGCAGACTTTATCAATTTCGGTATGGCTGCGTTCATCACAAATTAATACACTTGAGCTTAGCTATCATCTTAAGACCTACGTTTCTAAGATGGAGGTATCTTTATCTAATTTGCATCATTCCTGAAGATGGCAAAATTAATTTTTCTAAGGTTCACTGTCAAGTAGGTTTTGTTTCTACTAGTACTGATAACTTAGACGTAAGCGTCTTTTACTCTATTTTAGCCCAAGCCAAGCTAATACTCCTTTACCTGTCAAGTATTCAATGACAATAAGGAGTAAAAAGCCAATCATTGCTGCTCTACCGTTTAAACGTTCGGCGTATTCGTTAAATCCAAACTTGGGTTCCTCTAAATTGGGCGTTGTTGTTGGTTGTGGTTGAGTTGTCATTTGTGAAACCTCGTTCAGATAGATTGGCTAGGAGAGTTGATTCAGAAGTCAAATTAGATTGTACCCAAAATTACGTTTTCTTTACATTTCTTTACTGTATTGTACAGATAAAATTGACAAAAGTAGGCTCAAGGTATGGTTCGAGTGAGTGCTAGAAGCTCAATATGTCGCCACTGAAAGCGATCGCGCTTAAGCTAAAAACAGATGAGAAGATGATAACCAATGGAAATCGGTGTTCCCAAAGAAACAAAGGATCAAGAATTTCGCGTGGGCTTGAGTCCGAGTAGTGTGCGAGTCCTCAAAGAGAATGGTCATAAGATTTTTGTAGAATCCCAAGCTGGTGTCGGTGCGGGTTTTACCGATGAGGACTATCGTCAAGTGGGAGCAGAAATTGTTTCTACACAAGAGGCTTGGAATCGGGAACTCGTTGTGAAAGTCAAAGAACCCCTTCAGCCAGAATATCGGTTTCTCCAAAAAGGGCAATTATTATTTACCTATTTGCATCTAGCCGCCGATCGCGCTTTAACCGAGCATTTAATTGATTGTGGCGTGACGGCGATCGCGTATGAAACGGTAGAAGTAACAAATAGCACAAACAAGCTACCACTGCTCACACCGATGAGTATTATTGCTGGGCGCTTATCAGTACAATTTGGCGCGCGGTTTCTAGAACGTCAACAAGGAGGGCGCGGGGTTTTGTTAGGCGGCGTTCCTGGTGTTCGACCTGCGCATGTTGTCATTTTAGGTGGTGGCGTTGTTGGTACTGAAGCGGCGCGAATTGCTGTCGGAATGGGTGCGACTGTCCAAATTTTAGATGTGAACGTAGAGCGGTTATCTTACCTAGAAACAATCTTTGGCTCTAGAGTCGAGTTGCTTTATAGTAATTCTGCGCAAATTGACGCTGTTGTTCCCGATGCGGATTTACTCATTGGTGCGGTCTTAGTTCCAGGGAGACGCGCGCCGATTCTAGTAAATCGCGAGTTAGTCGGGCGGATGGGTCCAGGATCGGTGATTGTTGATGTAGCGGTTGACCAAGGTGGTTGTATCGAGACGTTACGCGCGACAAGTCACACTAAGCCTACGTATGTGGAAGCAGGAGTCGTTCATTACGGTGTCCCCAATATGCCTGGGGCTGTACCATGGACGGCAACGCAAGCTTTAAATAATAGTACCTTACCTTATGTTGTGCAATTGGCGAATTTAGGAATGCAAGCCGTGAAAACAAATCCGGCTTTAGCGGCGGGTGTAAACGTTCAAAATCATCGCCTCGTTCATCCTGCGGTACAAGAAGTGTTTCCTGACCTTGTTCCATAGCAAAAAGGCGAACCAATGTCAAGTGCGCTAGCCTAGAGATAGCCAGTGACTTCTATGCTGTGTCACTGCATTCTAGAGGTTAGATTATGGCTCACCTAAATCAGCGTCGCCCGCAAAACGTGAGTGGAGACTTTTACGTTGATAACACGTGTATCGATTGCGATACTTGTCGTTGGATGACTCCAGAGGTATTTCGTCGTATTGGAGGACAGTCAGCAGTTTACCATCAGCCAGACAATGACATCGAGCGACTGCGATCGCTACAAGCACTCTTAGCGTGTCCCACAAGTTCGATT
This window contains:
- a CDS encoding heme o synthase, which produces MIETSVSRHHQNFFQVIQSYYQLTKPRIIPLLLITTAASMWIASQGKVDPVLLVATLSGGTFAAGAAQTINCIYDRDIDYDMERTRHRPLPSGRVQPRDALIFAIALAVISFTLLAVFANLLSALLAMSGIVFYVGIYTHLLKRHTTQNIVIGGAAGAIPALVGWAAVTDSLGLPAWVIFAIVFLWTPPHFWALALMIRDDYAKVGVPMLPVIAGDTATTRQIWLYTLILIPTTLLLVYPLHVSGIVYAGIALVLGSIFIKKAWALLHDPSNQQQARSLFLYSILYMMLLCAGMVIDSLPITHQVTTAVMAFSGQ
- a CDS encoding daunorubicin resistance protein DrrA family ABC transporter ATP-binding protein, translated to MAPAVLIENLKKRYGSTEAVKDISFQVEPGEIFGILGPNGAGKTTTLRILCTLAKPDAGHIAVSGISVVDSPREARKKLGYVAQEVALDKILTGRELLQLQAALYHLPKAAAKERIETVINLLGLEEWADKRTGTYSGGIRKRLDLAAGLLHAPDVLVLDEPTAGLDIESRFIVWNFLRRIREAGTTVLITSHYLEEIDALADRVAIIDRGKVIAVGTPSELKDRVGGDRITLRIREFSPEEEASKAKNLLENLPFVQEVIINSAQGNSLNLVVTPQNNALSAVQQSLNSAGLPIFGIAQSRPSLDDVYLAATGRTLMDAELAAAGSRDLKAERKQNMR
- the ctaD gene encoding cytochrome c oxidase subunit I, coding for MTQAQLQESANISALSEEPGVRKWRDYFSFNTDHKVIGIQYLVTTFIFYCIGGVLADLVRTELKTPETDFVSPEVYNSLFTLHATIMIFLWIVPAGAGFANYLIPLMIGAKDMAFPRLNAVAFWMIPPAGLLLISSLLIGDAPDAGWTSYPPLSLVTGQVGEAIWIMSVLLLGTSSILGAINFLVTIWKMRIPGMTVNQMPLFCWSMIATSAITLLSTPVLAGALILLAFDLLAGTTFFNPTGGGDPIVYQHMFWFYSHPAVYIMILPFFGLISEVLPVHARKPVFGYQAIAYSSLAISFLGLIVWAHHMFTSGIPGWLRMFFMITTMIIAVPTGIKVFSWVATVWGGKLRLNSAMLFAMGFVGTFVIGGISGVMLAAVPFDIHVHDTYFVVAHLHYVLFGGSVLGIFAGLYHWFPKMTGRMLNEFWGKVHFALTIVGLNMTFLPMHKLGMMGMNRRIAVYDPKFETLNFICTMGSYLLAVSTFPFIINAIWSWMYGPKAGNNPWQALTLEWMTTSPPAIENFDKLPVLATGPYDYGMSNGDDEEVENVPFSDEKEPALAAGPNSALRADPDPKVAANPEDRK
- a CDS encoding cytochrome c oxidase subunit II — its product is MNIPSSIWTLLVGIVVTTVSLWYGQNHGLLPTPASDEAELVDGLFNAMLTISTGLFLIVEGALIYSAIRYRRRPGDDSDGPPVFGNIPLEILWTAVPAIIVIGIAIYSFDVYNSIGGFSPHGVHDAPIEEQAVKMPGAAIAATLSDTPPSTDTNLNQEKSDAAMQDPATAAVRNADQIPQRRNAPGVGVVSPTIGASPDKEGTPPALTVNVTGLQYAWIFTYPDTGITTGELHVPVGREVQISMTANDVIHAFWVPELRLKQDAIPGRQSEIRFTPKIVGEYKLICAELCGPYHGAMNTQFVIETPEAFEQWQQEQQVASLDSQQLVAVNSADLSPAEFLAPYVSDLGIQPEMLHQVHHTHH
- a CDS encoding ABC transporter permease, which gives rise to MSRTVTPPKSEIDWQQVASPQIDTGATSILNELVQETLALTRRLFIQLQRRPSTLIAGIIQPVMWLILFGALFQNAPQGLFGNSQSYAQFLGAGVIVFTAFAGALNAGLPVMFDREFGFLNRLLVAPLASRFSIVLASAIFIITQSLLQAAVIVAAAAFLGAGLPDITGLGVITLVVFLLALGVTALSLGLAFALPGHIELIAVIFVTNLPLLFASTALAPLSFMPKWLQVVATLNPLSYAIEPIRYLYTHSDWNLSSIVMQAPWGTITFGGALLVLFGFSLVALLSIQPLLRKSLA
- a CDS encoding heme-copper oxidase subunit III; amino-acid sequence: MQSQTIDPAKTALNYHHTEAAAHHEEHPDHRITGLIMFLVAEGMIFFGMFGAYLAFRSVLPSWPPEGTPDLELLLPGVNTIILISSSFVIHNADTAIKKNDVSGMRTWLAITAAMGAIFLAGQLYEYSNLEFGLTTNLFASAFYVLTGFHGLHVFIGLVAILAVLWRSRVAGHYSSEKHFGVEAAEIYWHFVDVVWIVLFGLLYIL
- a CDS encoding heme A synthase, which translates into the protein MTESVLHQQTVTGGEQSQPKERIRRLVWKIAIATLILMAIGSATRVMNAGLACPDWPLCYGELVPTKQMNFQVFLEWFHRLDAAMVGLGAIALASLSWWNRRVLPQWLPWAATFALGLVVFQGVLGGLTVTELLRFDIVTAHLGTALLFFITLLAIGSTLVRYQGTGTAGNLPWIGLIAAIAVYLQSLMGALVASRWALHQCFAGNALCSVMYSHIGGVIPSTLAIIAVVFFAWRTPALHPALRQLANMAGGLLFLQILLGIATFRLHLQVEPLTVAHQVVGAVLLGSLVVFTVLGLRDRATSSIAIPTTEPSNL